One window of the Leucobacter komagatae genome contains the following:
- a CDS encoding alpha/beta hydrolase — translation MPIKFDDAVADGVLTELARSSGALRGQSATRSSAAEIAMVNFAGAYSRVFAITRRVEVEDRLRLAGVLDDLATTIRDAKTKAEAERSRLNDLAAWQVREDQRAVERAADPTGAAHAGSAATDPKPSEYAIAPPEIAGAFAPGRRDRSARGGPSGGRSSADPSRLRTFVSRSRTLDTGLEEHIPALQNAWVSFVEHCSWLRFGTMSFVSGFPRMVTENVADAKWVGRIADQFARAGGGTLSNARLDLLARSTVLDIADSPRFKQLLNGDLSPEEAAEYWHSLGLTPADVQLLPPAALLALASMSGLPAWAQDAASREFLDYAIANPKLAYELMGFSDPLAAVNARHPSLNGAAEALPDVSYGDFVRQLEAIKGALTEAEKEADRMPGAPAVQLLGLGSHDGALVAGISLGDLDAASNIGVLVSGMGSGVGDMFNGNKAAQALYNDAKRKNDSASFAVVNWIGYRSPTKVSQVRSLEHADSGAQELTSFLNGLSASRGEYGSPPTQLAVFGHSYGSTVAVQALKQTNFDVGAVVTLGSAGVADGTTAGQINATQKYAVHATGDNLAWMGKGGGKGLDPREIDGFEALSAEASVGPGGVLLKATTMHSLYAEKDSWRPWNTDGTVGYLSQDSTSLGESGTVLARPAEK, via the coding sequence TTGCCGATCAAGTTTGACGACGCGGTGGCCGACGGCGTGCTCACGGAGCTCGCCCGCTCGTCAGGCGCCCTCAGGGGGCAGTCCGCGACGAGAAGCTCAGCCGCGGAAATCGCAATGGTGAACTTCGCCGGGGCCTACTCGAGGGTGTTTGCGATCACCCGCAGGGTAGAGGTCGAAGACCGGTTGCGACTTGCGGGGGTGCTCGATGATCTCGCCACGACGATTCGAGACGCGAAGACCAAAGCAGAGGCCGAGCGTAGCCGGCTGAACGACCTGGCGGCCTGGCAGGTTCGCGAGGATCAGCGCGCGGTCGAACGGGCGGCGGACCCAACCGGTGCGGCACACGCGGGCTCGGCGGCTACCGACCCGAAGCCATCGGAGTATGCGATCGCCCCGCCAGAAATCGCGGGTGCGTTTGCGCCCGGGCGGCGTGACAGGTCGGCCCGCGGCGGGCCGAGCGGAGGGAGAAGCTCGGCGGATCCGTCGCGACTTCGCACATTCGTGTCTCGCTCGCGCACGCTCGACACAGGGCTCGAAGAGCATATTCCCGCACTGCAGAATGCCTGGGTGAGTTTCGTCGAGCACTGCTCGTGGCTCAGGTTTGGCACCATGTCGTTCGTGTCAGGCTTTCCCCGGATGGTGACGGAGAATGTGGCGGACGCCAAGTGGGTGGGGCGCATCGCCGATCAGTTTGCGCGTGCGGGAGGGGGAACCCTCAGCAACGCGCGGCTCGACCTGCTTGCTCGCTCGACGGTGCTCGACATCGCTGACAGCCCGAGGTTCAAGCAGCTGCTCAACGGCGACCTATCGCCTGAGGAGGCGGCAGAGTACTGGCACTCGCTCGGGCTCACTCCAGCAGACGTGCAGCTGCTGCCGCCCGCAGCGCTGCTCGCGCTCGCGAGCATGAGCGGGCTGCCCGCCTGGGCACAGGATGCGGCCTCGCGGGAGTTCTTGGACTACGCGATCGCCAACCCGAAGCTCGCCTACGAGCTCATGGGGTTCTCGGATCCGCTGGCCGCGGTGAACGCGCGACATCCCTCGCTCAACGGTGCTGCGGAGGCTCTTCCTGACGTCTCGTATGGCGACTTCGTCAGGCAGCTTGAGGCGATCAAGGGCGCGCTTACGGAAGCTGAGAAGGAAGCCGACCGTATGCCTGGCGCTCCAGCGGTGCAGTTACTTGGGCTAGGTAGTCACGACGGGGCTCTTGTTGCGGGTATCTCGCTCGGGGACCTTGACGCCGCATCGAATATCGGGGTGCTCGTCTCTGGGATGGGCTCAGGGGTGGGCGATATGTTCAATGGCAACAAGGCAGCGCAGGCGCTGTACAACGATGCAAAGCGAAAGAACGACTCAGCATCGTTTGCTGTCGTGAACTGGATCGGGTACCGCTCGCCGACGAAAGTCAGCCAGGTGCGCAGCCTGGAACACGCGGACTCGGGTGCACAAGAACTCACGTCGTTTCTCAACGGCCTGAGCGCGAGCCGCGGCGAATACGGTAGCCCGCCCACGCAGCTCGCCGTCTTCGGGCACTCCTACGGTTCCACCGTCGCGGTGCAGGCGCTGAAACAGACCAACTTCGACGTCGGCGCCGTCGTGACTCTCGGGTCGGCCGGGGTTGCAGACGGCACCACGGCGGGCCAGATCAACGCCACCCAAAAGTACGCGGTGCATGCAACCGGAGATAACCTCGCATGGATGGGAAAGGGTGGCGGGAAAGGCCTTGACCCCCGTGAGATTGACGGTTTCGAAGCGCTCAGCGCAGAGGCGTCGGTCGGCCCGGGTGGCGTGCTGTTGAAAGCCACGACGATGCACAGCCTTTACGCTGAGAAAGACTCCTGGCGCCCGTGGAACACAGACGGAACGGTTGGATACCTGTCGCAAGACTCCACTTCGCTCGGTGAATCTGGAACCGTCCTTGCAAGACCGGCGGAGAAGTGA
- a CDS encoding glycerate kinase: protein MHGTQRPVIVAAPDSFKGSCSAAEAAAAMLDGAREVWGERAEYLAIPLADGGEGTLDALTAAWGVTPREAIAQDALGRPRAARYGIDADGATAIIEAAEANGLPWVSDQPLQPLTADSFGVGQLALEALSRGAGEILLTVGGSATSDGGTGMLRALGVRFLDALGAEVREGAAGLAEISTIDTSRLDPRALAATWRVAVDVTSPLCGLAGAAAVYGPQKGAGSAEIAVIDAGLERLATLLANRNGVPTASYTERPGFGAAGGIPLAAVALLGAETIAGGDLISRALDLPRRLASASLVLTGEGRLDSQSLGGKVVDLVARTRPAGVPLVVIAGTVELTAAECRAAGITAAFSIAPGPSDLAELTARAEDRVRETAAHAVALAGDLRSA from the coding sequence ATGCACGGCACACAGCGCCCCGTCATCGTGGCCGCACCCGACTCGTTTAAAGGGAGCTGCTCTGCGGCCGAGGCTGCCGCGGCGATGCTTGATGGGGCCAGGGAGGTCTGGGGAGAGCGGGCCGAGTACCTTGCCATTCCGCTCGCCGACGGAGGTGAGGGGACGCTCGACGCGCTCACTGCCGCCTGGGGTGTCACCCCGCGGGAAGCGATCGCCCAAGACGCACTCGGTCGGCCGCGCGCGGCGCGCTACGGAATCGACGCAGACGGCGCGACGGCGATCATCGAGGCCGCGGAGGCGAACGGCCTTCCGTGGGTGAGTGATCAGCCGCTGCAACCGCTCACCGCCGACTCATTTGGCGTCGGTCAGCTCGCGCTCGAAGCGCTCTCGCGGGGCGCGGGGGAGATCTTGCTCACCGTCGGCGGCTCTGCGACGAGTGACGGCGGCACGGGCATGCTGCGCGCGCTCGGGGTTCGCTTCCTCGACGCGCTGGGCGCTGAGGTGCGGGAGGGCGCTGCCGGGCTCGCCGAGATCTCTACCATCGACACGTCCCGGCTTGACCCGCGCGCGCTCGCGGCGACCTGGCGGGTCGCGGTCGACGTCACCTCCCCGCTCTGCGGCCTAGCCGGGGCCGCCGCCGTGTATGGTCCGCAGAAGGGCGCCGGCAGCGCGGAGATCGCTGTCATCGACGCGGGCCTCGAGCGCCTGGCCACGCTCCTGGCGAACCGCAACGGGGTGCCGACCGCGAGCTACACGGAGCGGCCTGGTTTTGGGGCGGCTGGTGGGATCCCGCTCGCCGCGGTCGCGCTGCTCGGCGCGGAGACCATCGCTGGTGGGGATCTCATCTCGCGTGCGCTCGACCTTCCGCGCCGGCTCGCCAGTGCGAGCCTCGTGCTCACGGGGGAGGGGCGGCTCGACTCGCAGTCGCTCGGTGGCAAGGTCGTTGACCTCGTAGCGCGCACCCGGCCTGCGGGCGTGCCGCTCGTTGTGATTGCGGGAACCGTCGAGCTCACGGCGGCGGAGTGCCGCGCGGCGGGGATCACGGCCGCCTTCTCGATCGCGCCCGGTCCGAGCGATCTTGCTGAGCTCACCGCGCGGGCGGAGGATCGCGTTCGTGAGACGGCGGCGCACGCCGTGGCGCTCGCGGGTGACCTTCGCTCGGCGTGA
- a CDS encoding Dabb family protein, giving the protein MTVRHIVSWKMNGETPADRARQAAEIADALRPLPQTVPGILALDVRLNEFNAEANWDLVLVSDHEDQAALDVYATHPDHLAVVALVKERSAGRAGVDFEL; this is encoded by the coding sequence GTGACCGTACGCCATATCGTGAGCTGGAAGATGAACGGCGAGACCCCAGCGGACCGCGCCCGCCAGGCGGCCGAGATCGCCGACGCGCTGCGGCCACTGCCGCAGACTGTGCCCGGGATTCTCGCGCTTGATGTGCGCCTGAACGAGTTCAACGCCGAGGCGAACTGGGACCTCGTGCTGGTGAGCGACCATGAGGACCAGGCGGCACTCGATGTCTACGCGACGCACCCTGATCACCTCGCGGTCGTTGCGCTCGTGAAGGAGCGCTCCGCGGGCCGCGCCGGGGTCGACTTCGAGCTCTAA
- a CDS encoding glutaredoxin family protein, which produces MEPVRVTLIGKPGCHLCDDARAVIEQVRSALTADGVATELVELDILADEELARLHSEDIPVVRIGEKRHAIWHVDAEKFEAAVRRAAGGAKKSFWRR; this is translated from the coding sequence GTGGAACCTGTGCGCGTGACCCTCATCGGAAAGCCCGGCTGTCACCTCTGTGATGATGCCCGGGCCGTGATCGAACAGGTGCGGTCGGCCCTCACCGCCGACGGCGTCGCAACGGAACTCGTCGAGCTCGACATCCTCGCGGACGAAGAGCTCGCACGCCTGCACTCGGAAGACATTCCCGTGGTGCGGATCGGGGAGAAGCGGCACGCCATCTGGCACGTCGACGCCGAGAAGTTCGAAGCGGCTGTGCGGCGAGCGGCGGGCGGCGCGAAGAAGTCCTTCTGGCGCCGCTAG
- a CDS encoding 30S ribosomal protein bS22, with amino-acid sequence MGSVIKKRRKRMSKKKHRKLLRKTRHQRRNKK; translated from the coding sequence ATGGGTTCAGTAATCAAGAAGCGCCGCAAGCGTATGTCCAAGAAGAAGCACCGCAAACTGCTTCGGAAGACGCGCCACCAGCGCCGCAACAAGAAGTAG
- a CDS encoding ArsR/SmtB family transcription factor, producing MPDIFGVIADATRRDILQVLLDRHVDDAEMSVSEIVNQLEISQPTVSKHLKVLRDAELVTVREEGQHRFYSLNAEPLEMVEDFVIPFLSAGFDTEVTVEYLDGNGSTVTGPEGLQDGEPVLPEEAASAAERIGRAAAVAEHRVKELVARFKLRE from the coding sequence ATGCCAGACATTTTCGGAGTGATCGCGGACGCGACCAGGCGTGACATCTTGCAGGTGCTTCTCGACCGTCACGTCGACGACGCCGAAATGAGCGTCTCCGAGATTGTCAACCAGCTTGAGATCAGCCAGCCTACAGTTTCGAAGCACCTGAAGGTGCTTCGCGACGCCGAACTCGTCACAGTTCGTGAGGAGGGGCAGCACCGTTTCTACTCGCTGAACGCCGAGCCGCTCGAGATGGTTGAGGATTTCGTGATCCCGTTCCTCTCTGCCGGCTTCGACACCGAGGTCACCGTCGAGTACCTCGACGGCAACGGCTCAACCGTGACCGGGCCCGAGGGGTTGCAAGACGGCGAGCCGGTTTTGCCCGAGGAAGCCGCGAGCGCCGCGGAGCGGATTGGTCGCGCTGCGGCTGTCGCTGAACACCGTGTGAAGGAGCTCGTTGCGCGCTTTAAGCTGCGCGAATAG
- a CDS encoding TrkH family potassium uptake protein, with protein MSSSALTNRAPFQGKRSSWFHALIHTTPARFAILVFTSLVAIWTALLALPISSSTSEITPLADALFTAVSAICVTGLSTVDMATHWSLFGEVVILLGIQIGGVGVLTIASMLGITVTRRMGLRQRLLIASDTNPNRTTRGASESQAVGLGDIGGLLSAVAISLLVIEAGLTLLITPRLMAEGMEFWHALWNGFYLAASAFTNTGFVPLAGGLEPYLGDYYLLTVLALGVFLGSIGFPVIFALYRYVVKGAEKRRHIGLHAKLTLATTLVFVILGWLLITSLEWNNPATLGAEPVGRTLFDAWYMSIMTRSGGLGIIDPMEMNGSTRLVIDMLMFVGGGSASTAGGIKVTTIAVLFLAAYAEARGYKDMQAFGRRIPTEVLRVAVSVLIWGATIVLISTTIIMHMTGSSLDETLFEVISAFGTCGLSTGLSEALPAQGKVVLAATMWAGRVGTVTLAAAVAATSRSRLFRFPEERPIVG; from the coding sequence GTGAGCTCAAGCGCACTCACCAACCGGGCTCCCTTCCAGGGGAAAAGGTCGTCGTGGTTCCATGCGCTCATCCACACGACGCCTGCCCGGTTCGCGATCCTTGTCTTCACGAGCCTCGTAGCGATCTGGACCGCGCTCCTCGCGCTTCCCATCTCGAGCTCGACGTCTGAGATCACGCCGCTCGCCGACGCTCTCTTCACCGCCGTCTCCGCGATTTGCGTGACGGGCCTCTCCACAGTCGACATGGCGACGCACTGGTCGCTGTTTGGCGAGGTCGTGATCCTGCTCGGCATTCAGATCGGCGGCGTCGGCGTCCTCACCATCGCGAGCATGCTCGGCATCACCGTGACGCGGCGCATGGGGCTGCGGCAGCGACTGCTCATCGCGAGCGACACCAACCCGAACCGCACCACCCGCGGTGCCTCCGAGAGCCAGGCTGTCGGGCTCGGTGATATCGGCGGGCTACTGTCTGCGGTGGCGATCAGCCTGCTCGTCATTGAGGCCGGCCTCACGCTCCTCATCACGCCCCGCCTCATGGCCGAGGGCATGGAATTCTGGCACGCGCTCTGGAATGGCTTCTATCTCGCGGCTTCGGCGTTCACAAACACCGGGTTTGTGCCGCTCGCCGGAGGCCTCGAACCGTACCTCGGCGACTACTACCTGCTCACGGTGCTCGCGCTCGGCGTGTTTCTCGGCAGCATCGGCTTCCCCGTCATCTTCGCGCTGTACCGCTACGTCGTGAAGGGCGCTGAGAAACGCCGCCACATCGGGCTCCACGCCAAGCTGACGCTGGCGACGACCCTCGTATTCGTGATTCTCGGCTGGCTGCTCATTACCTCGCTCGAGTGGAACAACCCGGCCACGCTGGGGGCCGAGCCCGTCGGCCGCACTCTCTTCGACGCCTGGTACATGTCGATCATGACGAGGTCTGGCGGCCTCGGCATCATCGACCCGATGGAGATGAACGGGTCGACGAGGCTCGTCATCGACATGCTCATGTTCGTCGGCGGCGGCTCGGCGTCAACGGCCGGCGGCATCAAGGTCACGACGATCGCCGTGCTCTTCCTCGCCGCCTACGCCGAGGCTCGCGGCTACAAGGATATGCAGGCCTTCGGGCGGCGGATTCCGACCGAGGTGCTCCGCGTCGCGGTCTCCGTGCTCATCTGGGGCGCGACGATCGTGCTCATCTCGACGACGATCATCATGCACATGACGGGCTCGTCGCTCGACGAGACCCTGTTTGAGGTCATCTCGGCGTTCGGCACCTGTGGCCTGAGTACCGGCCTCTCAGAGGCCTTGCCCGCCCAGGGCAAGGTCGTTCTCGCGGCGACGATGTGGGCGGGCCGAGTCGGCACCGTCACCCTCGCCGCCGCCGTCGCGGCGACCAGCCGCTCAAGACTCTTTAGATTCCCCGAAGAAAGGCCGATCGTTGGTTGA
- a CDS encoding potassium channel family protein: MVDIRSDAPVIVIGLGRFGASTAGQLDRQDREVLVVDNNAELVQKWSDRVTHAVQADARSMEALQQIGADEFQIAVVATGASIESSVLIAANLVDLGVPQIWAKAISHSHGKILERIGVNHVIYPEREAGERVAHLLSGAMLDFIQFDDNYVIAKMYPPRSVRGRTLRESGVRTRYRVTVVGVKTPGEPFTHATQETMISRHDLIIVSGTAADVERFATIG; encoded by the coding sequence TTGGTTGATATTCGAAGTGATGCCCCGGTCATCGTGATCGGCCTCGGCCGGTTCGGCGCCTCGACCGCAGGTCAGCTCGACAGACAGGATCGCGAGGTGCTCGTCGTCGACAACAACGCCGAGCTCGTGCAGAAGTGGTCGGATCGCGTGACCCACGCCGTGCAGGCCGACGCCCGCTCGATGGAGGCGCTGCAGCAGATCGGCGCCGACGAGTTTCAGATCGCCGTCGTCGCGACGGGTGCCTCGATCGAGTCAAGCGTGCTCATCGCAGCAAACCTCGTCGACCTCGGCGTGCCGCAGATCTGGGCCAAGGCGATCTCGCATTCGCACGGCAAGATCCTCGAGCGAATTGGTGTGAACCACGTCATCTACCCCGAGCGTGAGGCGGGCGAGCGCGTCGCCCACCTGCTCTCCGGGGCGATGCTCGACTTCATCCAGTTCGACGACAACTACGTCATCGCGAAGATGTACCCGCCCCGCTCGGTTCGCGGGCGCACCCTGCGGGAGAGCGGCGTTCGCACCCGCTACCGCGTCACGGTGGTTGGCGTGAAGACGCCGGGTGAGCCGTTCACGCACGCGACGCAGGAGACCATGATTTCCAGGCACGACCTCATCATCGTGTCGGGCACGGCGGCAGACGTCGAGAGGTTCGCAACGATCGGTTAG
- the proC gene encoding pyrroline-5-carboxylate reductase, which yields MTTQPEPATLPRTAMIGVGSMGGAILAGLRSPDVDIALPITVTTNSAASAAEFAGAEDVVAHAAETEPEANRIAVRDAELVMLAVKPWMIADVAREIAADLKPGTIVVSVAAGVSCAQIEAELPEAQVVRAMPNTPSHLGRGVTGVAGGESASAESVETVRRLFETVGDVIVVREDQINDVAAVSGSGPAYVFLYVEEMTAAAIRRGFTPEQARVLVNGTVSGAAELLVQSGEEPAQLRRNVTSPKGTTEQAVLVLQDAGWGELFDRALAANVRRSEELERGE from the coding sequence ATGACGACGCAGCCAGAGCCAGCAACGCTTCCCCGCACCGCAATGATCGGAGTCGGTTCGATGGGAGGTGCGATCCTCGCCGGGCTGCGCAGCCCCGACGTTGACATCGCGCTGCCGATCACCGTCACGACGAACTCAGCCGCGAGTGCCGCAGAGTTCGCGGGTGCCGAAGACGTTGTCGCGCACGCCGCAGAGACCGAGCCCGAGGCAAACCGCATCGCGGTTCGTGATGCCGAGCTCGTGATGCTCGCCGTCAAGCCGTGGATGATCGCGGACGTCGCGCGCGAGATCGCGGCCGACCTGAAGCCCGGAACGATCGTCGTGAGCGTCGCGGCCGGAGTCTCATGCGCGCAGATCGAGGCCGAGCTGCCCGAGGCGCAGGTCGTGCGCGCGATGCCGAACACCCCCTCCCACCTCGGCAGGGGCGTCACGGGCGTCGCCGGCGGCGAGTCTGCGTCGGCTGAGTCGGTCGAGACCGTGCGCCGCCTGTTCGAAACCGTCGGCGATGTCATCGTCGTGCGTGAAGACCAGATCAACGACGTCGCCGCCGTCTCTGGCTCGGGCCCCGCGTACGTCTTCCTCTACGTCGAGGAGATGACAGCCGCAGCGATTCGCCGCGGGTTCACCCCAGAGCAGGCCCGAGTGCTCGTGAACGGCACCGTGTCGGGTGCCGCCGAGCTGCTCGTGCAGAGTGGCGAAGAGCCCGCCCAGCTGCGCCGCAACGTGACGAGTCCGAAGGGAACAACCGAGCAGGCAGTGCTCGTGCTGCAGGACGCGGGGTGGGGAGAACTCTTTGACCGCGCGCTCGCCGCAAACGTGCGCCGCTCTGAGGAGCTTGAGCGCGGGGAGTAG
- a CDS encoding cation diffusion facilitator family transporter — MSSEGGKRAIIAALLANVGIAVTKFIAWALSGSSAMLAEGVHSLADSGNQLLLLLGGRKAKREADQDHPFGYGRERYVYAFIVAVVLFAVGGLFSIWEGISKIRDPHTLEMWWLPLAVLAIAIVLESLSLRTAIKESKPLKGKSGWLAFIRRSKSPELPVILLEDFAALTGLTFAFIGVGLTALTGNTVFDASATILIGLLLIAVAVIIGVETKSLLVGEGASEEDVKKIQFALADAKEIDRIIHMKTLYLGPDEIMVGAKVSLPATTTMSEVSVIINLAERRIRDVVPAAKVIYIEPDVWLDPNLPTPTTSSIVMLSSD; from the coding sequence ATGAGCAGTGAAGGTGGCAAGCGCGCGATCATCGCAGCGCTCCTCGCGAATGTTGGCATCGCCGTAACGAAGTTCATCGCGTGGGCGCTCTCGGGCTCCTCGGCGATGCTCGCGGAGGGCGTGCACTCGCTCGCCGATTCCGGCAACCAACTGCTCCTGCTGCTCGGCGGGCGGAAGGCGAAGCGCGAGGCAGATCAGGATCACCCGTTCGGCTACGGGCGTGAGCGCTACGTGTACGCGTTCATCGTCGCGGTTGTGCTCTTCGCCGTCGGCGGCCTGTTCTCGATCTGGGAGGGCATCTCCAAGATCCGCGACCCGCACACGCTCGAGATGTGGTGGCTGCCGCTCGCGGTGCTTGCCATCGCGATCGTGCTCGAAAGCCTGTCGCTGCGCACCGCGATCAAGGAAAGCAAGCCGCTGAAGGGCAAGAGCGGCTGGCTCGCCTTCATTCGGCGCTCGAAGTCGCCGGAGCTCCCGGTGATCCTGCTCGAGGATTTCGCGGCCCTCACCGGCCTGACGTTCGCGTTCATCGGCGTCGGCCTCACCGCGCTCACGGGAAACACCGTGTTTGACGCGTCGGCGACGATCCTTATTGGTCTCTTGCTCATCGCGGTTGCCGTGATCATCGGCGTCGAGACCAAGAGCCTGCTCGTTGGCGAGGGCGCGTCGGAAGAAGACGTGAAGAAGATTCAGTTCGCGCTCGCCGATGCGAAGGAGATCGACAGGATCATTCACATGAAGACCCTGTACCTCGGCCCCGACGAGATCATGGTCGGTGCGAAGGTCTCGCTGCCCGCGACGACGACGATGTCCGAGGTTTCCGTGATCATCAACCTCGCCGAGCGTCGCATCCGTGATGTGGTGCCTGCGGCGAAGGTCATCTACATCGAGCCCGACGTGTGGCTCGACCCGAACCTGCCGACGCCGACGACGAGCTCAATCGTCATGCTCTCAAGCGACTAG
- a CDS encoding DUF4031 domain-containing protein, translated as MVLIDDPSWPAHGKLWAHLVSDDNLEELHAFAEANGIPRRGFDIDHYDVPADMHAALIAAGATHVGGRELVRRLIASGLRVTTRERRGR; from the coding sequence ATGGTGCTCATCGACGACCCCAGCTGGCCGGCGCACGGCAAACTGTGGGCGCACCTCGTGAGCGACGACAACCTCGAAGAGTTGCACGCGTTCGCGGAGGCGAACGGTATCCCGAGGCGAGGCTTCGACATCGACCACTACGACGTGCCGGCTGACATGCACGCGGCGCTCATCGCAGCGGGCGCGACCCACGTCGGTGGGCGCGAGCTCGTGCGGCGATTGATCGCCTCGGGGCTGCGCGTGACGACGCGGGAGCGGCGAGGCCGCTAG
- a CDS encoding helix-turn-helix domain-containing protein, whose product MEETSSPALAATAAVLANDARASMLLLMLDGRAWTLTELSRGTGIARSSASEHADKLLDSGLAEEVRQGRHRYLRLAGTQAAALVESLASFSGRVRPAKQSLDAQHRDRAIREARTCYRHLAGKLGVALADGMRARGFLESDFSLAPPGRAWLESLGIDLPVHPRRPLTRPCLDWTERRDHVAGLAAEMLLDTLKHRAWIESLPSSTRAVRLTSAGEENLASILQQDLPRHAPIPRSAPA is encoded by the coding sequence ATGGAAGAGACGAGCAGCCCGGCCTTGGCGGCGACGGCCGCCGTACTCGCCAACGACGCCCGTGCGTCGATGCTGCTGCTCATGCTCGACGGGAGGGCCTGGACGCTTACCGAACTGTCTCGGGGCACCGGGATCGCGAGGTCCTCAGCGAGCGAGCATGCGGACAAGCTGCTCGACAGTGGGCTCGCCGAAGAAGTGCGACAGGGGAGGCACCGGTACCTTCGGCTCGCTGGCACACAGGCTGCAGCACTGGTCGAGTCCCTGGCATCGTTCTCCGGTCGAGTCCGGCCTGCCAAACAGTCGCTTGATGCCCAACACCGTGACCGCGCCATCAGAGAGGCTCGTACCTGCTACCGGCACCTCGCGGGCAAACTCGGCGTTGCGCTCGCCGATGGCATGCGCGCGAGAGGCTTTCTTGAGTCTGACTTCAGTCTCGCTCCGCCGGGACGGGCCTGGTTGGAGTCTCTCGGGATCGACCTGCCGGTGCACCCGAGGCGCCCCCTCACCCGTCCATGCCTTGATTGGACGGAGCGACGCGACCATGTCGCCGGGCTGGCCGCAGAGATGCTGCTTGACACGCTCAAGCACAGAGCATGGATCGAATCGCTCCCCTCGAGCACCCGTGCAGTGAGGCTCACCTCAGCAGGTGAGGAAAATCTCGCGAGCATACTGCAGCAAGACCTGCCCCGGCACGCGCCGATACCCCGCAGCGCGCCTGCTTGA
- a CDS encoding flavin reductase family protein: MYSTLSIDPSVFYFGTPVALLTTGKASDAVANITPISSAWALDDTYVLGLSNLSHAMSNLRENGELVINLPDAPLWESVERIAKTTGATKVPPLKQERYRYEPNKWALGGFTPRPSEAVAPPRIAQCPVQIEARVTNMTPLGATGDATTVHAKVLRTHVHRCLAMPGTSHINLEAWNPMYYTFRHYFSQGERVGVNFRAEW, translated from the coding sequence ATGTACTCGACTCTTTCGATCGACCCCTCCGTGTTCTACTTTGGCACTCCCGTGGCCCTACTCACCACGGGGAAGGCCAGTGATGCCGTGGCGAACATCACGCCTATCTCGTCGGCCTGGGCGTTGGATGATACCTACGTCCTCGGGCTGAGCAACCTCAGCCACGCGATGAGCAATCTCCGCGAGAATGGCGAGCTCGTTATCAACCTGCCAGACGCCCCGCTCTGGGAATCAGTCGAGCGGATCGCTAAGACGACCGGCGCTACCAAGGTCCCGCCACTCAAGCAGGAAAGGTACCGATATGAGCCGAACAAGTGGGCACTCGGCGGGTTCACTCCGCGACCCAGCGAGGCTGTCGCGCCCCCGCGGATCGCTCAGTGCCCGGTTCAAATAGAGGCTCGCGTTACGAACATGACACCTCTGGGTGCCACAGGGGACGCCACGACCGTCCACGCGAAGGTCCTGCGCACCCACGTGCACCGGTGTCTCGCAATGCCAGGAACCTCACACATCAATCTCGAGGCTTGGAACCCGATGTATTACACGTTCCGCCACTACTTCTCACAAGGCGAGCGAGTCGGGGTCAACTTTCGAGCAGAATGGTGA